GGGAGAGCCCGACCGCCCGCGCCTTCCGCACCGTGGCCCAGGTCCCGATGGCGGCCGCCACCGCGGCCTCGGCCAGCCAGACACCGAGCCAGGTCGAGGCGCTCGCCTGCTGCGCCGCGATGCCCGCGGCGCCGAACGCAGTCAGACCCACCGCCACACCACCCCATCCCGGGACCGCGGTGAAGGAGGCGGCTCGCTCCATCGTCTGACGGATGAAGCGAAGATCGTTCAGCGCATGGTGGTGCAGCGAACGCGGTTCCGGCACCGGTCGCAGGGGTGGCGGCTGAGCCGACATACAGAAAGGTTGCGCGCTCTCTGGAGTGCTGTCAAGTGCTTTGCGCAACAAAGCCGAGAGCGGCTCCCCGCGCGGCCCAGAAACGCACGGAGGGCGCGCGCGGACGGGCGGGCTGGGTTGCGGGCGGCGGCGAGGAACTCGAAGAGCGAGGGATGCAACCGTCGAGGCGGAAGGCGCGAGTCACGGGTTCATGCGTCAGGGGCGGAAGGCGGGAGTCACAGGTTCAAGTCAAAAGCGGAAAGGGGCTCGAGGCGCACCGGCTCATCGTAATAGGCGGCGCCGAGGCCGATGTCGGTGGTGGTCGCCCGCAGCAGACTGTTGGCCGCCTGCCCGTGCACGAGCCAGCCACCCTTGGGGATGCAGACGAGGCTCGGGTGCACCGCGTCGTCCAGCACCAGCCGCACCTCCATGGTGCCGAGTCGGCTGCGCAGGCGGACGGTCTCGCCTGCCTCGGCCCAGGGCGCCGCGCTCGGATGACAGCGCACCGGCAACGGCCGGCCGGCGATGGGACGCGACCACTGCGACGATTGCGCCTCCGGCGTGGAGAAGGAGCCGAGGGTCAAGGGGAACTCGGGGTCGGAGGTTTCCGGGGCGAGCGAAACTTCCTCGACGAAGTGGAACCTCCCGTCCGGGGTCGGGAACTTCCGGTCGGCGAAGATCACCCGGGGCGCCAGAGGGTTCCGCACCGCGCGCCTCTGCATCTCGTCCAGATCCACCTGGCCGGCCAAGGGCGCGAGCAACCGCTCGCACCACTCCCGTGCCGAGCCGGCCATCCGCGCTCCGAAACCGAGACGGTCGGCCAGAGCCTGGTAGATCTCGAGATCCGACCGGACGCCTTCCGGTCGTCGCGCCACCGGCTGCGCCATCCGCAGATAATGGTGCCCGTAGGCACCCAGCAGATCCTCTTCCTCCAGCATGGTCGTCACCGGTAGCACGACGTGGGCGCAAGACGCGGTGTCGGTCATGAATTGATCGATGACGACGACGAGTTCCCGCGATGCGAGCGCCCGGGCCACGGTGTGGGAATCCGGCAGCATCGCCACGGGATTGCCGTTGTCGACGACGACGGCGCGGACGGGTGGATCGACGGCTTCCAGAATCCCTTGCCCGAGGAGCGGCTCCGGAATGCCGCGACGCGACGCCGGGGCGCCCCAGCGCGCCGTGTCGAAAGCGCGTCGGCGCTTGTAATAAAAAGTAACGCCGCCGCCGGAAACACCGAGGTTGCCGCTCAGGGCGCCGAGGGCATCGAGAAGACGAACGGTGACACCGCCGTGGCGCCGGCGCTGCAGGCCCCACCCCACCTGGATGTTCGCGGGCTTGCCCGTGCCGAAGAGCTCGGCCACCTGCTCCAGCGCCGACGCGGGCACCTCCGCGGCCTGGGCCCAGTCCTCCAGCGAGCGTGAGCGGGCCAGCTCGAGCAGCCGAGCGTGCCCCACCGACCAATCGGGCAGCGTGGGGTCGACCGCATCGTGGGCGTCGAGCCATTGCGCTAGCCCCAAGGCGAGGAAGCGGTCCGTCCCCGGCCGGGGGCGCAGGACGAGATCGACGAAGCGGGCCGTCTTCCCCGGTGCCGGATCGATGAGAACGACGACGGTTCCACGCTTTCGCGCTGCCTTCAGCACTGGCAGCATGTGCACGAAGGAAGTGGTGACCCCCTTGCCCCAGAGCAGAATGCAGCGGCTGTGCAGGAGATCCTCGAGGTCGCTGGAATCGCTCACGCCCATGTCCTGGACTTGCGCCGACTCGCCCGCACCGGAGCAGATGTCGCCCTTCTTCACCCGGGCGCCGCCAAAACACTCGAAGAACCAGTCGTTCACCACCTTGAGCGCGCCGAGGGAACCCCCGGAGCGGTAGTGCAGCACTGCTTCGGGCCCGGACTCGCGACGGATGCGCTCGAGGCCGGCAGCGATGAAGTCCAGGGCCTCGTCCCAGCCCACCTCGGCGAAGGAGCCGTTGTGCCGCAGCAGCGGGCGCACGAGGCGCGACGGGTCATACTGACGCTGCAGGAAGCGGCTGGTGCGTTCGCAGAGGAAGCCGCGGGTGACGGGATGCTCCGGATCGCCGCCGATGGTGAGAACGCGGCCATCTTCCACCGTGGCCACGATGCCGCAGGCATCGGGACAGTCACGATTGCATACGGTGTGCAGCTTGGTGGGCATGCGGGTCTCCGGCACTCCCCAGGGAACGGCGGCAGGCTCTTCGGAGCCGGGCGAGAACATCATCTTACACGCACTTCGGAGAGCGCGCCAGTCGATCCTCCCTCGGCGCGCCGTTTTGCTGTCGCGACGCCCGGTCCGTCGAGGGATATAATCCGTTCCTGCGTGGTCTACGCACTTTTCAGCGCCAGGAGGATCCGCCGTGGAAGCAGCCTATCGCCGTTTCAAGAGCATCGAGACCAACGTCATCCACGCCGGTCAATCGGAGGCGCGACAGGCCGGGGCCGTCGTCTCCCCGATCTTCCAAACGGCGAACTATCTCATGGCAGACGAAGACTCTTACGCGGCGGTGCGCTACATCCGGCTCAACAACTCGCCGAACCACCTCCTCCTGCACCGCCGGCTGGCGGCACTCGAAGGCGGCGAGGATGCCTTGGTGACCGCGAGCGGCATGGCCGCCATCACCAGCGTCCTGCTCAGTTTCGTCGGGGCCGGAGAACACGTGCTCGCCCACCGCGCGCTCTACGGCGGCACGCAGAACTTCCTCAACGACGACGCTCCGGGCCTGCAGATCCAGCACACCCCCATCGACATGGCCGATCCTGCGGGCTGGGAGGCGGGGTTACGCCGCAACACCCGCATCCTCTACGTGGAGAGCATCTCCAACCCGCTGATGGAGGTGGGCGAACTCGAGGCTGCGGTGGCGTTCGCGCGGCAGCACGGTCTGGTCAGTGTCATCGACAACACCTTCGCCACGCCGGTCAACTTCCGGCCCCTCGAGCTCGGCTTCGACCTAGTGGTGCACAGCGCCACCAAGTACCTGAACGGCCACAGCGATATCGTGGCCGGCGTCGTGGTGGGTGCAGCAGAGAAGGTGGAGCGCGTGCGTCACAAGCTGAACCACCTGGGCGGCGCGCTCGACCCGCACGCCTGCTTCCTCCTGGAACGCGGGCTGAAGACGTTGGTGCTCCGGGTGCAGCGGCAGAACGACAACGCTCTGCGCCTGGCGCGCTTCCTCGCCGGCCACCCGCGAGTGCGACGGGTGCAATATCCCGGGCTCGAAACCGACCCGGGGTTCCAGCGCGCCCGCCGGCTCTTCAGCGGTTGCGGCGGCATGCTCTCCTTCTACGCCGCCGACGCTCCGACAGCCGAGCGCATGCTCCAGCGCCTCCGCATCCCCCTGCACGCCGCGAGCCTGGGGTGCACGGAGTCCCTCGTCGTGCGCCCAGCCCGCAGCTCCCATCTCGGCCTGCCGGTGGCGGAGCGCGAGAAGCTCGGCTTGACCGAAGATCTGGTGCGCGTCTCGGTCGGCATCGAGTCGGTGGACGAGCTCTGCGAGGATTTCGCGCAGGCACTGGAAGGCTGAGACGAGACGAGCGTCGATGGCTTCGAGGCGGCGGCTCCTCGCCTCGCCCGGGACCTCGGCGTTTGGCGCCGAGCCTGTCCGAGGACGAGAGGCGGCGTCACGCGGCCGTGGCGAGCGCATGGAGGCGCGAGCAGGCCGCGTGTCGAGTGACGAGCGCGCCGGAGAGCGCGCCAGGAGCGTCCGCCTCTCGCCCTCGCACAGGCTCGGATGCCCGTGGCGTTCAGTGGCGCGGGAGCACCAGCTCCGCCGCGACGGCGAGATCGACGTGGACCTGTTCGCCCTCGGCACGGGAGCGCATGGTGCCGAGGACGCTTTCCACCAGCTCCGCGTCCTGCGGGGTGATGGAGCCGTTGCGCACCGCCGCATCCGAAGCCAGCGGCGCCAGCTGCCGCGCCGTGCGCAGCGCCACCAGCGAGCGTTTGGCTTCCAAGCTGCCGGGGCAGACGAGGAGAACCTGCACCCGCACCGAATCGGCTTCCTGCCAGACATCGGCACGACAGCCACGCATGGTGCCGAGGAGCTTGAGCGCCGTCTCGTAAGGTGCGGCGACCCGCGCCAGGCCCTGCCAGATCACGTCCAGATCGCGGAGAATGCGGACGAAATTGGCCTCGTCCGCCCCGGAGAAATAGAGCAGAGTCGCCGCCGCTTGCGGCACCGGCTGAGCCCTCAAGGTCTGCTCCAGCGCCTGGCGCTCCGGTCGTGCAGCCACGGTTTCGAGGAGTCGCCGGAGTCCCGCGGTACTCCCTTCGGCGATCTCCTGCGCCCCGACGAGAGCGATGCGGTCTGGGCTCTGCTGCAGGGCGTAGATCTCGTGCGGCCCGATCGAGCCCGCCGGCGCGCCGCGTAGGCGGGCGAAGACTTCGCGCACATCTTCCTTGCCCCGGGCGAGCCCGACGGTTTCCGGGGCGCTCCCCGCATCCACGACCAGAATGGTGAAGCGCTCGCCGCGCGAGCCCAGCGCCGCCGGGCTCACGAAGCTGCGCAGCAACCACGGGAGGCCGAGCGCCAGGGACGCCGCCGGTTGCGCTTCCACCCGATCCGGGCGCACGAGCAGAGCCGCACGCGCCGCCGCCGGCACGGGCGGATCCGACTCCGCCCCGACCGCACCGGCCACTCCCACGCACGGGATGACACAGCTCCAAAGAGCCCGGACGAAAGTGGGCCGCAACGTGCTGAGCGCGGAGCACAAGGAGCGCGCCGATCCCGAGAACCTCATGGCCGTACCTCCGGCGCTTTCGGTGCGGCGGCAGCTGGCGGTCGCAGGGATGCAGGCCACCAGGCTTCGTCGCCCGGGGCGTGCAACCGCCAGTAGGCGAGTCGCTCCGTTTTGACGAGGCGATACTCGGTGCCTTGCGCATCGCGGTAGCGCAGCAGCCGGTGCGGTGGCGCCTGCTCGAAGGCATAGGCACGCGTGGCGGTGCCGCTCTCCAGAACGATCTCGACGGCGGTGAAGGTTCCCGCCGGCACCTGGAGCGTCGCGGCCGGCCGCTTGCTCACCCGCCAAGTTTCGGCTTCGAGCCGGCCGAACCTTCCCATGAGCAACAACGGAAAGACATCGAGCGAGGGCGGCGGCTCCCCCCGCACATAGTCGCGCAGCAGGGCGGGCAGGGCATCCTCCGGGATGGCCGCCGCCGGGAACGTCTGGCTGCGGTCCCCTTCGCCGTCGAAGTAGGAGTGCGTGCTCAGCGTTCCATCCCGGAGCAGCGCCGTCGCCACGCCACAGGCTTCGGTGCTCGACGTCGCCAGCTTCACGAGCGCCGCAGAGTCACGCCGGAAGTAGACGCTCGCCATCTGATGGTAGGTGTAGATTCCCGTCGGCACGTCGCGCACATGGTTCAGCTTGAGCACGTCGAAGCCGTCCGGGCGCGGCCGGTCGGCCTTGACGTCCAGCTCCGGCGCCCAAGGTTCCTTGACGAGGACGAGCAGCGCCTGTCCCGGATAGAGATGGTCGTAGCGCCGCCAGGTGATCTCGTACGCCGCGAACTCGGCCTTGCCGTCGTCCCAGAGCGGCGCCTGCCGCCAGGTGGCGTCGGGGGCGCCGCCGCGCGCCGCGGCAGCGAGGGGAGCAGGGGCGCACCAGCTGGGGAGGGCGCCGCCCGCACTGGCACCGCTCATGACAAGCGCCAGGACGAGAGCGCGGTCGCGACGGAGGCAGCGGGATCGCGGCGACGGAGAAGGGAAGCGCGGGGACACCCAGAAGACCACCCGGGAGCAGCGGCGCCGTGGCGTGCCGCCGCGGGCGCGGGCGCGACAGCCGGCAGCACCGCACCTACTCGTGCAGACTGAACTCGAGAGGGATCACCATCCACACCGCCACCGGCCGGTCCTTCTGCAGCGCCGGCTTGAACACCGCGGTCCAGGCCGCATCGGCGGCGGCCTCGTCCAGCATCGGCACGCTCTGGATGATGATCATGTCCTTGACGAAGCCATCGTCGCCCACGAGGACGCGGACGAGCACCGTGCCCTCGACGCCAGCCTCGCGGGCGATGTCCGGATAGGACACCGGATCCATCTTCACCAGCTCCGGCGCTTTCTCGAAGGCAACGTACTCGTCGGGGCTCGGCAATCCCACGTCACCGGCATCGATCACCAGGCTGTCGCCGGCACCGAGTGCCATCCCCAGGGGATTGGCGTTGCCGGCGGACATCTCTTCGCTGGTGGCGATGGTTTCCTCGACGGCTTCCTCATCGGGCACGGGCACCGGCATGGCCACCTTCGGGGCGGTGCGCACCTCCACCTTCACCGCCGTCGTCTGGGTCTGCATCAACGACGGAGGTACGCCGATCTCCGCCGCGGTCAGCACGCGTACGGGTTTGCGCGTGGCCCCATGCACTTTCTTGCCGCGCCGGTACTCGTCGTATCTCTTGTAGCCGTACCAGGATCCGGCCCCGACCAGGCAGAAGATCGCGGTGACGATGAAGGCGCGAGGCATCACCTCGTTGATGTAGAACTTGTCGAGGTAACCCCAGCGCGGGAAGCGCCCGGCGGCTTCGTATCCGAGCCGTACCGTCGCCATCAAGCTCCTCCCTTGACCTCGGCCACTTCCTCCGGGGTCATGGCGTCGAAGCTGTAACGGTTGATGTTGCCGAGGAGAAACTCATCGAGGACGTCCACCATCCAGTGGTACGGCGTCGTGCGCTCGAATTTGACCAAGGTAATGAGTTTGTCGTTCTGCTTCAGCATGTCGTGCAGCATCTCCCGCAGCCCGGCGAACTGCACTACTTCCAGCGGTCCGTCGGTGCCCAGGCGGTACACCATCTCCCCGTCGCCGTGGACGTAGAGCATGAAGACGTTGGATTCCGCCACCTCCACCTCCGCCTCTTCCGGCGGCAGGTTGAGCTCCATGGCCTGGGGCAGGCGGAACACCGTGGTCACCATGAAGAAGATGAGGAGCAGGAAGGCGATGTCCACGAACGGTGTCATGTCGATGGCGATACGCCCGCGACCCTTCTTCTTGTGACTGAGAACGCCCTTCTTCTTGCCTCCACCTGTATCGTGGGCTGCGATGTCCAGACCACCCATGGACTCTCACCTCCTCGGCGCGCCCCGGATCAGGGGGCACGCGTTCCTGTCAGTGACCCTTGCTCGGTTCGATGCTGAGATCGAACGTCCCCTGCTCCAACTCGGTGACCAGGTTGAAGCGCAGGGTGTTGGAAATCTGCATGGCCTTCATGACGTCCGCCATCACCCCGTAGGGGACGTCCTTGTCGGCGCGGATCGCCATGCGCAGCTTCGGATTCCGCGCCCGGGCGTTCATCACGTAGGTCGCCAGGTCCTTGGCCTCGATGAACTCGGCTTCCTTGGCCACCAGTCCCAGCTGGATGGCCAGGGTACCGTCCTTGTCCACGTAGAGGACCAGCACGTCGCTCTCGGGCACCTTGAACTCCGAATTCGACGAGGGGAGCGACAGCTGGATCGGCTCCGGCGGTTTGAACGACGTCGTGCTCATGAAAAAGATGAGCAGGAGGAAGCCGATGTCCACGAACGGCGTCATGTCGATGGCGATGCCGATGCGCTTCTTTCCCACGACTTAGCTCCTCGCTCGCGCCGCGCCCACGCCGTTCAGGCGTTCAGGCGACGACGGTCTTCTCCTTGCGCGACAGCAGCTGCAGGATCTCGTGCACCGTCTCGTCCATCATGAAGTTGTAATTGTCCACCCGGGTGGAGAAGTAGTTGAAGGCGATGATCCCCACCTGGGCGATGACCAGACCGAGCAGCGTGTTCCACAGGGCCTCGGAGATCCCCAGCGCCAGCTGGGTGGCATCGGGCATGCCCTGGCTCGACATGGCGGAGAAGGCGCGGATCATGCCGCGCGTCGTCCCCGTGAGCCCCGTCATCGTGGCGATGGAGGCGATGGTGGAGAGGAACACCAGGTTGCGCTCGAGGAGCGGCGTCTCCAGGGCGTTGGCCTCTTCCAGGGCCCGCCGCGTCTCCTCCATGCGCTCCTCGTCGGTCATCTCCTTGCGTTCCGTCGCCATGAAGGTGTCGACGCCGGCATAGACCACGTTGGCCAGCGCGCCGCGCTGGCGGCGGCACAGATCCAGGGCCCCTTCCAGATCGTTGTTCTGGATCGTCGCCTGGATCTTCTTGACGAACACCGACAGCGATTCACGCCCCTTGGCGCCACGGATCGTCCACAGGCGCTCCAGGATGATGACGGAAATGATGATGGCGAGAGCGATGAGCACGGCCACCATGACGCCGCCGGCTTGGATGTTCTCCGGCAGCTGCTTGAAGATGACCCACCCCACTCCCAGGGAACCGAAGATGACGAACCAGAGCCACAACGCGCCTCGCACTGTCCATCGCCTCGCTTTCTTGTCGTCCGTAGGTGCATCGAGCCGCTTCTCCGGCGGGAGGGGCTCACGCAGGATTTTGAGCCTGGGCTTCAGCTTGCCAGCGGCCTGCAAGGCCGCCAGGCGGCGCGCCCGCAGCGCCGCGTGATCGACCGGGACACTGCGCCGGCGGCGCTGGGTCTCCAGGCGCCGCGCCCGCTCCTCGATGGCCGCCTTGAGGAGCTGATCGGAGAGCTTGGCATCGGCGAAACGGGTGTAGCGCGACACCACCATGTCGTCGGGTGTCAGAGCCACCACGCGGTTCGCGAACGGACCACTAAGCTCCGAGCGCCGCGAGCGCTTCCTCGCGAGTGTTCGCCACCTCGAAGACGAGGGAGAGCTTCGTGACGACGAAGACATTGGAGATTCTCCGATCCACGTTCGCGAGGACGATCCGGCCGCCCCGCTTCTGGTAATTCGTATGGGCCCCGACCAGCAGACCGATGGCCATACTGTTCAAATGATTCACCCGGCCGAGATCGAGGACCATCTTCTTGTTCTCGTCGCCCTGCAGGGCCTTGATGGTCTTGTCCAACTCGTCGGTTTCCTTGCCGCCGAAGAAATTGCCTTCCGGCACCACCACGGCGACATCCCCCAGCTTCTCGATCTTGACCGCCATCGGCACCTCCCCGCGTGCTCGTCTAGCGTGAATTGCCCTTGATCACGTCCAACCCCTCTTTCGCCGCCGCGTTGCCCGGCTCCAGTTGCAGCACTTTCTGAAAGGCAGCTTCCGCATCCGGCTTGTTCCCCGAGTTGAGCAGGGCCTGACCCAGCCAGACCCAGCCCTGGGGATCCTTGGGGTCGCTCGCCGTCGCCCCCCGCAGATCGGTGATGGCCTGAGGATACTGCGACGCGGCCAGGTAGAGGTAGCCCCGCCCCCGCAGCGCCGGGGCGTTCTTGGCATCGATCTGCAAAGCCTTGTCAAAGGCCGCCTTGGCCTGGTCGTTCGCACCCTGCTCGGAGAGGACGTTGGCGTAGCTGGTCCAGGCCTGGAGCGAGTTCGGCGCCAGCTCGGTCACCTTGCGATAGGCCTCCGCTGCAGCCTTGGGGTCCCGGTTCCCCTGGTAGGCGATGGCGAGATTGAGCCAGGCATTGGCGCTCTGGGGATCGGCGAGGATCTTCTTCTGCAGCTGCTCGATGGCGGCGGGATAGTTCTTCTCGTAGAGGAGGATCAGGCCGCGGCGGTAAGGGATGTCGGAGAGCGTGGCATCCTTTTCCTCCGCCTTGTCGAGGGCAGCACGGGCCTTCGGGTAATCCTTGGCCTGGATCCAGGCCGTCCCCACCAGGACCATGTCGGACGCCTGCGCCTCGTTGGCGAGCTCCGGGTTCGCCTTGAACATCTCCAAGCCCTTGGCGGCGTTGTCCGATTTGAGGTAGGCCCGGGCCAAGGCCAGCTTCACCGCCGGCTCGGGGTTCTCGGCGAGCACCGCTTCCAGATGCGGGATGGCCTCGGCGGCGCGGTTGTCTCGGGTGAGCGCGATCCCCAGGTCGAGGCGCGTTGCCGCCGTGGGTCGCAGGGCCACGGCGCGGCTCAAGAGGTTGATCGCCGCCGGCGTCCGCTTGGTGTCCAAGAGAAAGAGGTGGCCGAGAGAGGCCAGCGCCGGTGCGTAGGTGGAATCCGCCTGCAACGTCGACTGGTATTCCTTGGCGGCTTCGTTGAGCCGGTTCATGTTCTCGTAGGCGCGTCCGAGGCGGTAGGACAGCTGCGGGGTCTTGCCGATCTTCGCCCCCATGTCCTCGAGCACCTTCGCCGCCTGCCCCCATTGCTGGGTCGATTCGTACATGGCCGCCAGCGCCATCACGTGCTCCACCGTGTTTGGCGCCAAAGCGCGGGCGCGGATGAGATTGGTCTCGGCGCCTTCCACGTCCTTCTCCGCCAGCGCCAAGAGGCCCATCCCCTCCTCGAAGAGGTCGCGACCATCGCCGCGCTTCTTGGTGTCCTTGCCCTTCTCGAGATAGCTGAAGGCGGCTTCCACTTTGCCCTGGGCGAGGATCACCCGACCCATGGCGAAATTGGCGAGCCATTCCTTCTTGTCCGCTTCCAGCGCCTTGGTCGCCAGCTGCTCGGCTCCCGGCAAATCATCCTGGGCCAGCGCCACCAGCGCTTTTCCCGCCAGCGCATGGGCGTCTGCCGGGTTCTTGGCCAGGGCCTTGTCGAAATGTTCCCGCGCCTCTTTCAACTCGCCGCGCCGCCAGCGGATTTCGCCCAGCAGCCCGTGCACCTGGGGGTCGTCGGGCTGCGCCGCCAGCATCTGCTCCAGCAGTTGGCGAGCGGTGGCGAGATCGTCCTTGGCGAGAGCTTCATCGACTTGCGACATGTCCCGCCCGGCCGAGGCCCAACCAGGGGCGAGGAAAACCCCCACGGCCAGCAAGAGGAGCGCGCGCCGCGTCACGCGGGCACGGCGCTCAAGGAAGCGGAGAAACGGCTTCGCGAACGACTGCATCACACCACCTGGTTCCTGGGTTCCACGCTCTTGACGTTCGAGGATGGATGCGGGCAACCCGCCCTTACCGAAGCTCCGCCGCCAGCCGACTCCATGTCGAGGGCGCACTTCGGTCCCGTTGGGCGAGCTAAACCCCGTCAATATAAGGGCGCAGGGAATCGCGGCGCAACCGGCACGCCCCCGGGAAGGAGCCGGTGTCCGGCAGCCGCCGCTCGAGGTCTCGGGCAGGCCACCGCCCGGGGGACGGGCGGGCGAGCCGCGATCATCACCCACGCATACCAAGGCGCCGCAGCACCTTTTGGTTCCGGGAGCGCCGCGGCTTCGAGGGGCGCCGCCCGAGAGCGCGGCGGAGGAGTGGCAGGGAGCGGTCCAAACGGTA
Above is a window of Candidatus Krumholzibacteriia bacterium DNA encoding:
- a CDS encoding molybdopterin-dependent oxidoreductase; this encodes MPTKLHTVCNRDCPDACGIVATVEDGRVLTIGGDPEHPVTRGFLCERTSRFLQRQYDPSRLVRPLLRHNGSFAEVGWDEALDFIAAGLERIRRESGPEAVLHYRSGGSLGALKVVNDWFFECFGGARVKKGDICSGAGESAQVQDMGVSDSSDLEDLLHSRCILLWGKGVTTSFVHMLPVLKAARKRGTVVVLIDPAPGKTARFVDLVLRPRPGTDRFLALGLAQWLDAHDAVDPTLPDWSVGHARLLELARSRSLEDWAQAAEVPASALEQVAELFGTGKPANIQVGWGLQRRRHGGVTVRLLDALGALSGNLGVSGGGVTFYYKRRRAFDTARWGAPASRRGIPEPLLGQGILEAVDPPVRAVVVDNGNPVAMLPDSHTVARALASRELVVVIDQFMTDTASCAHVVLPVTTMLEEEDLLGAYGHHYLRMAQPVARRPEGVRSDLEIYQALADRLGFGARMAGSAREWCERLLAPLAGQVDLDEMQRRAVRNPLAPRVIFADRKFPTPDGRFHFVEEVSLAPETSDPEFPLTLGSFSTPEAQSSQWSRPIAGRPLPVRCHPSAAPWAEAGETVRLRSRLGTMEVRLVLDDAVHPSLVCIPKGGWLVHGQAANSLLRATTTDIGLGAAYYDEPVRLEPLSAFDLNL
- a CDS encoding PLP-dependent aspartate aminotransferase family protein, which gives rise to MEAAYRRFKSIETNVIHAGQSEARQAGAVVSPIFQTANYLMADEDSYAAVRYIRLNNSPNHLLLHRRLAALEGGEDALVTASGMAAITSVLLSFVGAGEHVLAHRALYGGTQNFLNDDAPGLQIQHTPIDMADPAGWEAGLRRNTRILYVESISNPLMEVGELEAAVAFARQHGLVSVIDNTFATPVNFRPLELGFDLVVHSATKYLNGHSDIVAGVVVGAAEKVERVRHKLNHLGGALDPHACFLLERGLKTLVLRVQRQNDNALRLARFLAGHPRVRRVQYPGLETDPGFQRARRLFSGCGGMLSFYAADAPTAERMLQRLRIPLHAASLGCTESLVVRPARSSHLGLPVAEREKLGLTEDLVRVSVGIESVDELCEDFAQALEG
- a CDS encoding TonB family protein, giving the protein MATVRLGYEAAGRFPRWGYLDKFYINEVMPRAFIVTAIFCLVGAGSWYGYKRYDEYRRGKKVHGATRKPVRVLTAAEIGVPPSLMQTQTTAVKVEVRTAPKVAMPVPVPDEEAVEETIATSEEMSAGNANPLGMALGAGDSLVIDAGDVGLPSPDEYVAFEKAPELVKMDPVSYPDIAREAGVEGTVLVRVLVGDDGFVKDMIIIQSVPMLDEAAADAAWTAVFKPALQKDRPVAVWMVIPLEFSLHE
- a CDS encoding biopolymer transporter ExbD; translated protein: MGGLDIAAHDTGGGKKKGVLSHKKKGRGRIAIDMTPFVDIAFLLLIFFMVTTVFRLPQAMELNLPPEEAEVEVAESNVFMLYVHGDGEMVYRLGTDGPLEVVQFAGLREMLHDMLKQNDKLITLVKFERTTPYHWMVDVLDEFLLGNINRYSFDAMTPEEVAEVKGGA
- a CDS encoding biopolymer transporter ExbD, which translates into the protein MGKKRIGIAIDMTPFVDIGFLLLIFFMSTTSFKPPEPIQLSLPSSNSEFKVPESDVLVLYVDKDGTLAIQLGLVAKEAEFIEAKDLATYVMNARARNPKLRMAIRADKDVPYGVMADVMKAMQISNTLRFNLVTELEQGTFDLSIEPSKGH
- a CDS encoding MotA/TolQ/ExbB proton channel family protein → MALTPDDMVVSRYTRFADAKLSDQLLKAAIEERARRLETQRRRRSVPVDHAALRARRLAALQAAGKLKPRLKILREPLPPEKRLDAPTDDKKARRWTVRGALWLWFVIFGSLGVGWVIFKQLPENIQAGGVMVAVLIALAIIISVIILERLWTIRGAKGRESLSVFVKKIQATIQNNDLEGALDLCRRQRGALANVVYAGVDTFMATERKEMTDEERMEETRRALEEANALETPLLERNLVFLSTIASIATMTGLTGTTRGMIRAFSAMSSQGMPDATQLALGISEALWNTLLGLVIAQVGIIAFNYFSTRVDNYNFMMDETVHEILQLLSRKEKTVVA
- a CDS encoding STAS domain-containing protein codes for the protein MAVKIEKLGDVAVVVPEGNFFGGKETDELDKTIKALQGDENKKMVLDLGRVNHLNSMAIGLLVGAHTNYQKRGGRIVLANVDRRISNVFVVTKLSLVFEVANTREEALAALGA
- a CDS encoding tetratricopeptide repeat protein; amino-acid sequence: MQSFAKPFLRFLERRARVTRRALLLLAVGVFLAPGWASAGRDMSQVDEALAKDDLATARQLLEQMLAAQPDDPQVHGLLGEIRWRRGELKEAREHFDKALAKNPADAHALAGKALVALAQDDLPGAEQLATKALEADKKEWLANFAMGRVILAQGKVEAAFSYLEKGKDTKKRGDGRDLFEEGMGLLALAEKDVEGAETNLIRARALAPNTVEHVMALAAMYESTQQWGQAAKVLEDMGAKIGKTPQLSYRLGRAYENMNRLNEAAKEYQSTLQADSTYAPALASLGHLFLLDTKRTPAAINLLSRAVALRPTAATRLDLGIALTRDNRAAEAIPHLEAVLAENPEPAVKLALARAYLKSDNAAKGLEMFKANPELANEAQASDMVLVGTAWIQAKDYPKARAALDKAEEKDATLSDIPYRRGLILLYEKNYPAAIEQLQKKILADPQSANAWLNLAIAYQGNRDPKAAAEAYRKVTELAPNSLQAWTSYANVLSEQGANDQAKAAFDKALQIDAKNAPALRGRGYLYLAASQYPQAITDLRGATASDPKDPQGWVWLGQALLNSGNKPDAEAAFQKVLQLEPGNAAAKEGLDVIKGNSR